The genome window AAGAGCCCCGGGTCCACGGTGATGAAGGAGTAGTCGGCGCCCGTGCCGAGAGAGAGCGAATCCCGCCGGACGAGACGCTGGTAGAGGCGGCTCGTCTCGCCCCCGCCCAGAATCGCCTCGAGCATCACGAGGGCCGGATAGTCCGGGCTTTTCCAGTTCGGCGTCCGGTAGGCGACGGCGAGATAGGGCAGCCGGGCCGGCCGCCGGATCACCAGGCGCTTGGACGCGCGCTGGGGCGGCTCGCTCAGAACTGGCCTGCCCGGGAAGGGGAGGGCGGGCAGCGGGCCGAAGTGCTTCTCGAGCAGGCCTATGGCCTCTTGGGTGTCGAAATCTCCCACGATGACGACGGTGGCGTTTCGCGGGACGTAGTAGCGCTTGTAGAAGGCCGTCAGATCCTCGAGGGTGTAGGTTTTGATGTCGGGCTCCCAGCCGATGATGGGGTTCCCGTAAGGGTGTTTGGTGAATATGGCCGCCCGGAGCTTTTCGTAAAGAGCGCCGGTGGGGCTATCGTCCACCCGCATCTTCCGCTCCTCGAGCACCACCTTGCGCTCGGGCTCGAGGAGGTCTTTTTGAAGAGCGAGGTTGAGCATCCGGTCGGCCTCGAGCTTCATCACCAGATCCAGGCGATCGGAGGCGATGTTCTCGTAGTAGGCGGTGTAGTCAAAGCTGGTGAAGGCGTTGTGGGACCCGCCGTTTCGCTTGACGATGTTGCTGAATTCCTTGGGCCCGTAATTTTTCGTGCCCCGGAACATCATGTGCTCGAGCATGTGGGCGAGGCCCGTTTTTCCGGTTTTCTCTTCCCGGCTTCCGACGCCGTACCACACCTGAAAGACGACGGCGGGCGCCCGCCGATCGGGCAGCAGGAGTG of bacterium contains these proteins:
- a CDS encoding pitrilysin family protein; the protein is MRRWKMLFLAILLAAFAFPAQAGGPASSAGLIQIPWNVTEHRLANGLRALLLPDRRAPAVVFQVWYGVGSREEKTGKTGLAHMLEHMMFRGTKNYGPKEFSNIVKRNGGSHNAFTSFDYTAYYENIASDRLDLVMKLEADRMLNLALQKDLLEPERKVVLEERKMRVDDSPTGALYEKLRAAIFTKHPYGNPIIGWEPDIKTYTLEDLTAFYKRYYVPRNATVVIVGDFDTQEAIGLLEKHFGPLPALPFPGRPVLSEPPQRASKRLVIRRPARLPYLAVAYRTPNWKSPDYPALVMLEAILGGGETSRLYQRLVRRDSLSLGTGADYSFITVDPGLFYVYSRMAPGKKVEDVEAVIQDEIDKLIRKGVSREELDRALRSIEAQTVFSMDSHFGRAMLLGRAAIAGNVRLLETYLPSLAKVTGRDIVRVAKKYLTPDRKTTAILIPAKDGKSPAPGQPPKPKTSGDK